A region of Lycium barbarum isolate Lr01 chromosome 1, ASM1917538v2, whole genome shotgun sequence DNA encodes the following proteins:
- the LOC132636701 gene encoding hydrophobic protein LTI6A-like — MGAMTCIDILLAIILPPLGVFFKFGCKSEFWICCLLTLFGWLPGIIYAIWVLTNHLSPT, encoded by the exons ATGGGGGCCATGACTTGCATAGACATCCTTTTGGCCATCATCTTGCCTCCCCTTGGTGTCTTCTTCAAGTTTGGTTGCAAG AGTGAATTTTGGATCTGTTGTTTGCTGACTCTCTTCGGATGGCTGCCTGGTATTATCTATGCTATTTGGGTCCTTACTAATCATCTTTCCCCCACATG A